GTCGGCGGCGCGGGGATCGACGTCGCCAGTGTCGAGCCGCCGCCGGCGGACGATATTCTGATGCGCCTCGCTGAGCGGCCCAACGTCATCGTCACGCCCCACGTCGCCTGGGCCTCGGACGAGGCGCAGCAGGTGCTCGCCGACCAGCTCGTCGAGGTGCTGGAGGCCTACGCCCGCAACGCGCCGATCAACATGGTCGCCGCGCCGATGGTCGCCGCGCCGCAGTAGCGCCGCGCCCGACGCTCGCGATTTTCGTGGGGCTAACGTAGTCTTGTAGCCCGGCTACAGGATGGCGAGGCCATGCGCGACATCAACCTGAGGGCCATGCACTGCTTCGAGGCGGTCGCGCGGCTCGGCTCGGTGACCCTGGCGGCGGAGGAACTGGGCGTCTCGCCGTCCGCCGTCAGTCAGCAGGTGCGTACGCTCGAGACGCAGTTCGGCGTGCGCCTCTTCCGCCGCGAGAAGCGCCGCCTCTCCCTCACCCTCGACGGCGACCGCCTGTTCCAGACCACCACGCAGGCGTTCGGCGCCCTGCGCAACGCGCGCAACGCCATCTCGCGGCAGAAGCAGGTGCGCAGCCTCACCATCCGCGTCAGCCCCAGCTTCGGCGTGCGGTGGCTCGGCCCGCGCATCGCGGCCTTCTCCTCGGCCAACCCGGAGTGGAACATCCGCATCGACGCCACGCCCGATTTCACCGACTTCGACACCGAGGCGATCGACTTCGACCTGCGCTACGGCTTCGGCGACTGGGCCGGCCTCTCGGTCACGCGCATCATGAGCGACATGGTGCTGCCGATGTGCAGCCCGGAATACCTGGCGACCCTCCAGGCGATCTCGGACGACCCGCTGGAGCAGCTGCGCCACGCCCGCCTGATCGACAGCGTCAAGATGCTCTACCGGTGGGACGTGTGGCTGGCGATGAAGCGCATCGCGCTCGCCGACCTCAGCTACCCGTTCCGCTTCGACCGGTCGTCGATGTCGATCGAACTCGCCAAGCAGAACGGCGGCATCGCGCTCGACAGCGCCAATCTGTGCCTCTCCGAGCTGGAGCGGGGCGAACTGGTGCCGTTCAGCCCCGCGTTCCGGGTGATCCACTTCCCGGCCTACTTCCTCGTCTGCCCGCCGCGGCACCACACCCGCCGCATCGTCAAGCGCTTCACCGATTGGATCGACGCCGCCTGCGGCAGCCACGAGGCGGCGGTGCGCACGCTGCTCGCCGCCAAGGGCTGTACGTTCGCGCAGGCGGTCGGCCCGGACTTCCTGGACGCGGCCTGAGCCGCGGTCAGTAGATCGTCAGCATCGGCACGTACGAGATCAGCATCAGGACGAGGAGCGCGACGGCGTAGAACGGCAGCAGCGCCTTGACCGTCTGCCCGATGCCGACCCCCGCGATGGCGGCCGATATGAACAGCGTCGTGCCGACCGGCGGCGTGTAGAGCCCGATCGACAGGTTGACGACGATGATGAGGCCGAGCTGCACCGGGTCGAGCCCGATGGCGTTGCCGACCGAGACCAGGATCGGCGACAGGAGCAGCACCGCGGCCGGCATGTCGAGGAAGGCGCCGACCAACAGCAGCACGGCGTTGATCGCCAGGATCACCATCCACGGCTCGGAAAACGCACTCGTCACCCAGGCGGCGAGCTCCATCGGCACTCGCTCGGCGGTCAGGATCCACTGCACCGTGGACGAGGCCATGATGATGAGCATCACCGCCCCGGTCATCAGCCCGGTGTCGACCATCGCGCGCCACAGCGCGCGGAGGCTGAGGTCGCGGTAGACGAGGCCGGAGACGATCAGCGCGTAGGCGACCGCCATTACGCTCACCTCGGTGGGCGTCGCGATGCCGAAGCGCAGCGTGCCGATGACGAAGACGGGCATCAGGATCGCCGGGATCGCGGTCAGGATTTGGCGGCGGAAGGCGCGGAAACCGCCCGGCAGCGGCGCTCGCGGCAGGTTGCGCCAGTGCGCCACCACGCCGACCATGCAGAGCATGCCGCCGCCCAGGAGAACGCCCGGAAGCACGCCGGCGACGAAGAGGTCGACGATCGAGACGTTGGCGATCAGCCCGTAGAGGATCAGCGGGATCGACGGTGGGATCAGCACCGAGATCGTCGCCGAGGAGGCGTTGATCGCCGCCGCGAAGCCGCCGGGATAGCCCTCGCGCTTCTGCACCGGGATCAGCGCGTTGCCGAGCGCCAGCGCATCCGCCACCGCCGAGCCCGAGACGCCCCCGAACATCACCGAGCCGATGACGGAGACGTGCCCCAGCCCGCCCTTCATGTGCCCCACCAGGAGGCGCGCGATGTTGACGAGATATTCCCCGAACCGGCCGGACATCATGACGTTGCCGGCGAGGATGAAGAACGGGATCGCCAGCATCGGGAAGCTCTGCGTCGAGGTGTAGAGCCGCTGGGCCATCACGGCCATCGGCTTGCCCTCGATCCACAGCGCCCCGGCGACGCCCCCCAGCATCGCGAACGCGACCGGGACGGAGAGGGCGAGGAGGGCGAAGAAAAGAACCGTGAGGATCGGCGTCATTGAGGTTCAGCTCAGGCTCTGCGCCTCGGGGGCGAGCGGCGTCGCCGCGCCCGCGCCGAGGAGGCGGATGATGTCCATCACCATGATGACCGCGACGCCCGCGAAGGCGTAGACGAGGCTCGAATAGCCCCAAACCTGTGTGATCCCGAGGGTCGACAGGCGCTGGAACTGCGAGGCTTTGAGGATCGGCTGGCTGGTCCACACGACGCTGACCGAGATCGCCAGCACGATGACCGAGGTGACGACCAGGAGACCGCGCACCGCCCCCGGCGACAGCGCGTCCGGCAGCAGCGAGACGGTGATTTGCCGCGAGCGCGCGCTGGCGATGACGATGCCGGCCGCGACCAGCCACGGCAGCAGGACGGCATGGATTTCGTAGGCCCAGGCGATGCCGGAGCCGAACGCGTAGCGCAGCACCACATTGACGAGAAGCGCCAGGAACAACGTCGACAGCGTGGTGACGACGATGACGCGGCTGACGGCGTCGAGCGCGGCCGTCACCCACCCGGCGAGCATCGGGAGGGGGCCCAGCGGCCCCCGCCCGGTCGCGGCCTCGGAGCGGCCGCGCGCCATCAGTTGCCGGCCGCGGTGGCGCTGCGCAGCGCGTCGACCAGCTGCGGATACTGCTCGGCATACTTGTCGTAGACCGCCTTCGTCGCCTCGACGTAGGCGGCATGATCGGCCTCGGCGAAGGTCGCGCCTTCCGCCTCCATCTTCGGGCGCAGCGTCTCGTCGCCCTCCTGCGAGAGGCGGCGCTGGAGCTTGCCCGCCTCGGCCGTCGCGTCGAGGAGGCACTGCCGGTGCGCCTCGTCGAGGCCCGACCACCAGGCGAGGCCCGCCACGACCGGCGTCGATTCGTACTTATGGCCGGTCAGAGTGACGTACGGCGTGATGGTGTGCAGCTTGGCGGTGTAGATGTTGGTGAGCGGGTTCTCCTGTCCGTCGAACACGCCCGACTGCAGCGCCGAGGGAAGCTCCGACCAGGCGAGCGGGGCCGGGGACGCGCCGAGCGCCTCGAAGATGTCGATCGTCATCTGGTCGGGCGGGGTGCGGATCTTCATTCCCTTCAGGTCCGCCGGCTCGGCCACCGTCTTCTCGACGTGGGTGACGTTGCGGATGCCGTTGTCCCAGAAGCCGAGGATCTTGAGGCCCGAATTCTGCGCCCGCTCGTCCAGCATGGCGCCGACGTCGCCGTCGAGCACCGCCCAGGCGGCCGGCAGGTCCTGGAACAGGAAAGGCAGACCCAGGAGGCCGATCTCCGGCACGATCTGGCTCATCGCGCCCTGGCTGTTGGCGGTGACCTGGATGACGCCCGCCGTCGCCGAGGTCAGCATCTCGACGTCGTCGCCCATCGTCGCGGACGGGGCGACGTTGACGGTGTCGGCCCCGTCGGTGCAGGCGGCGTAGACCTCGGCCCACTTCTCGGCCGCGACATAGCGCGGGTTGCCGGGGTTGGAGCCGTGCGCGAAGATCACCTCGTCGGCCTGGGCGGCGCCCGCGACCAGCGCCGTCGTTGCGACGAGCGCGATTTTCATCATTGTTTTCATGTCGTCCTCCCTGTTGCTTTGTGTGCTGGGCCGCCGCAGCGGCCGGACTCGCCCGCGGCTCAGTGGATGAGCGAGCCGCCGTTCACGTCGACTTCCGTCCCGGTGCAGTACGAGGACAGGATCGATGCGAGGAACAGCGCGCATCCGGCGACGTCCGACG
This portion of the Acuticoccus sp. I52.16.1 genome encodes:
- a CDS encoding LysR family transcriptional regulator — encoded protein: MRDINLRAMHCFEAVARLGSVTLAAEELGVSPSAVSQQVRTLETQFGVRLFRREKRRLSLTLDGDRLFQTTTQAFGALRNARNAISRQKQVRSLTIRVSPSFGVRWLGPRIAAFSSANPEWNIRIDATPDFTDFDTEAIDFDLRYGFGDWAGLSVTRIMSDMVLPMCSPEYLATLQAISDDPLEQLRHARLIDSVKMLYRWDVWLAMKRIALADLSYPFRFDRSSMSIELAKQNGGIALDSANLCLSELERGELVPFSPAFRVIHFPAYFLVCPPRHHTRRIVKRFTDWIDAACGSHEAAVRTLLAAKGCTFAQAVGPDFLDAA
- a CDS encoding TRAP transporter large permease: MTPILTVLFFALLALSVPVAFAMLGGVAGALWIEGKPMAVMAQRLYTSTQSFPMLAIPFFILAGNVMMSGRFGEYLVNIARLLVGHMKGGLGHVSVIGSVMFGGVSGSAVADALALGNALIPVQKREGYPGGFAAAINASSATISVLIPPSIPLILYGLIANVSIVDLFVAGVLPGVLLGGGMLCMVGVVAHWRNLPRAPLPGGFRAFRRQILTAIPAILMPVFVIGTLRFGIATPTEVSVMAVAYALIVSGLVYRDLSLRALWRAMVDTGLMTGAVMLIIMASSTVQWILTAERVPMELAAWVTSAFSEPWMVILAINAVLLLVGAFLDMPAAVLLLSPILVSVGNAIGLDPVQLGLIIVVNLSIGLYTPPVGTTLFISAAIAGVGIGQTVKALLPFYAVALLVLMLISYVPMLTIY
- a CDS encoding TRAP transporter small permease, with translation MARGRSEAATGRGPLGPLPMLAGWVTAALDAVSRVIVVTTLSTLFLALLVNVVLRYAFGSGIAWAYEIHAVLLPWLVAAGIVIASARSRQITVSLLPDALSPGAVRGLLVVTSVIVLAISVSVVWTSQPILKASQFQRLSTLGITQVWGYSSLVYAFAGVAVIMVMDIIRLLGAGAATPLAPEAQSLS
- a CDS encoding TRAP transporter substrate-binding protein, with the protein product MKTMMKIALVATTALVAGAAQADEVIFAHGSNPGNPRYVAAEKWAEVYAACTDGADTVNVAPSATMGDDVEMLTSATAGVIQVTANSQGAMSQIVPEIGLLGLPFLFQDLPAAWAVLDGDVGAMLDERAQNSGLKILGFWDNGIRNVTHVEKTVAEPADLKGMKIRTPPDQMTIDIFEALGASPAPLAWSELPSALQSGVFDGQENPLTNIYTAKLHTITPYVTLTGHKYESTPVVAGLAWWSGLDEAHRQCLLDATAEAGKLQRRLSQEGDETLRPKMEAEGATFAEADHAAYVEATKAVYDKYAEQYPQLVDALRSATAAGN